The following coding sequences are from one Beggiatoa alba B18LD window:
- a CDS encoding glutathionylspermidine synthase family protein has product MRRVPITPRPDWQARCESIGFRFHTIEYAEGADPTYWDERAYYEFNAAQIDTLEDATNELYQRCLAAVEYIIKNNYFQPFGLSKEYQQLIKTSWERQDFSLYGRFDLAWDGSDTPPKLLEFNADTPTALYEASVVQWHWLNEQFPQADQFNSIHEKLIDVWQQFRFYHTEQVYFTVVRDHPEDEGTVDYLRDTALQADLDIPLLYIDEIGWNGEYFTDLQEQRIQALFKLYPWEWLMREPISPYLLTDTVLMIEPPWKILLSNKAILPILWELNPNHPNLLPSYFEPSPLQGTFIEKPTLSREGSNVRLVIDGNVKLETTGDYGTETKIYQKYNPLKNYEGNYPVLGTWIVGDIASGLGVREDVSPITKNSSRFVPHLFK; this is encoded by the coding sequence ATGCGTAGAGTACCTATTACACCTCGCCCTGATTGGCAAGCACGCTGTGAATCAATAGGTTTTCGTTTTCATACGATTGAATATGCCGAGGGTGCAGATCCAACTTATTGGGATGAACGGGCTTATTATGAATTCAATGCTGCTCAGATTGATACTTTAGAAGATGCTACAAACGAGCTTTATCAACGTTGTCTTGCTGCTGTTGAGTACATTATTAAAAATAATTACTTTCAACCTTTTGGACTGTCAAAAGAATATCAACAGCTTATAAAAACATCGTGGGAAAGACAAGACTTCAGTTTATATGGACGTTTTGATTTAGCATGGGATGGCAGTGATACACCACCTAAACTACTAGAATTTAATGCAGACACACCAACAGCATTATACGAGGCAAGTGTTGTGCAATGGCATTGGCTGAATGAACAATTTCCACAAGCAGATCAATTTAATTCTATTCATGAAAAATTGATAGATGTATGGCAACAGTTTCGTTTTTATCACACAGAACAAGTCTATTTTACAGTAGTACGTGATCATCCTGAAGATGAAGGAACTGTCGACTATTTGCGTGATACAGCCTTACAAGCAGACTTGGATATTCCATTACTATATATAGATGAGATTGGTTGGAATGGTGAATACTTCACGGATTTACAAGAACAAAGGATTCAAGCACTGTTTAAGCTGTATCCGTGGGAATGGTTAATGCGAGAACCGATTAGCCCTTATTTGCTAACAGATACAGTTTTAATGATAGAACCACCTTGGAAAATTTTACTATCCAACAAAGCAATTTTACCGATTTTATGGGAATTAAACCCGAATCACCCAAACCTTTTACCCAGTTATTTTGAACCTTCCCCATTACAAGGCACGTTTATAGAAAAACCAACGCTTTCCCGTGAAGGTAGCAATGTTCGTTTAGTGATTGACGGGAATGTAAAACTTGAAACAACAGGAGATTATGGTACTGAAACCAAGATATATCAGAAGTATAACCCATTGAAAAACTACGAAGGTAACTACCCAGTACTAGGGACATGGATAGTAGGAGATATTGCAAGTGGTTTAGGCGTTCGCGAGGACGTGAGTCCGATAACGAAGAACTCCTCGCGTTTTGTCCCACACCTGTTTAAATAA
- a CDS encoding glutathionylspermidine synthase family protein: MITKNYEGNYPVLGTWIVGDIASGLGVREDVSPITKNSSRFVPHLFK, encoded by the coding sequence ATGATTACCAAAAACTACGAAGGTAACTACCCAGTACTAGGGACATGGATAGTAGGAGATATTGCAAGTGGTTTAGGCGTTCGCGAGGACGTGAGTCCGATAACGAAGAACTCCTCGCGTTTTGTCCCACACCTGTTTAAATAA